GAAGAGCGTGGCGAGAAACGCCATCCCCAGGACTTCGCACTCTGGAAGGCCGACGGCGTCGCTCCCGAGGACATCGAGGAGCACCAACACCCCGAGGCTGCTTCCGCCGACGATGCCTGCCAGACGGCCCAGACGTGGGACTCACCGTGGGGCGAGGGGCGGCCAGGCTGGCACGTCGAGTGCTCGGCGATGAGTATGACCCATCTCGACGAGACCCTCGACATCCACGTCGGCGGCCAGGATCTCGTCTTTCCCCACCACGAAAACGAGGTCGCCCAGAGCGAGGCCGCGACTGGCCAGCCCTTCGCCAATTACTGGCTGCACGTCGGCCTGCTGGAAACGAAAGCGGAGAAGATGTCTTCCTCGCTGGGTAACTTCGCGACCGTCGAGGAAGCCATCGCGGCGTACGGCCCCGGCGTCGTGCGAACCTTCCTGTTGTCGACGGCCTATCACTCTCGGGCGACCTACAGCGACAAGACTCTCACGGAGGCAGAGGATCGATTCGAGCGCCTCAAGCGCGGCTACGAGCGGGCCCTCAAGGCGGCAGACAGCGTCGACGCGGGGACGAAAGTCGAAGCCGATGCTCTGCGGGAAGCCATCGAGGATACCCGCGAGGCGGTCCCCGAGGCGATGAACGACGACTTCAACACCCGTGAGGCGCTGGCCGCCCTAGAGGAACTGACCAACGCGGTCAACCGCCACGTCGACGAGCGAGAGGTTGCCGACTACCGTGGACTCCGGCGGGCGATCGAGACCTACGAAGCGTTCGGGGTCGAGGTGCTCGGATTGCCCCTTGGCGAGACAGGTGGCGACGGCGGCGACGTTCGACTGGCCGAGGATCTCGTTGAACTCGTATTGGACGTTCGCGAAGCCGAACGCGAAGCCGGCAACTACGAACGTGCCGACGACCTTCGGGACGAACTCGCTGCCCTGGGCGTCGAAGTCCAGGATAGCGACGACGGGCCGACGTACCGATTGCCCTGAGGCGAGTTGCTATCGCCGCGGGCGAACGCTTTTTTAGCAGCCTGCCGAGAAGCGGGTATGCGTCTGCTGATCGTCGGAAGTGTCCGCTCTGCGCTCGGGATCGGTGCGTCTCTGGCGGGGCTGTTCGTGACCCATCCCGGTCGTGAGCTCTCGGGGACGAGCGTGATAGGCGGGGTGACGTTGTTGGCGATCGGTCGTGCCACGGGGGGTGCGCCGTGATCGACACGCTCGTCTACGACGGCACTGGGGTCGAGGCCCACGCGGATCTCGACGCCGCGCGGGCGGCAGCAGGCACCACCTGGGTCCACGTCAGCGAGGCGACGACCGCCGAGATCGATACCGTCGCCGAGGCCTTTTCTCTCCACGCGCTGGCGGTCGAGGACGTCCAGAACAACGTTCGTGCGAAGGCAGAGGAGTTCGACACCCATACCTTCGCGCTGGTCAAGACGGCCCGCCTGACTCGTGGGGAGACAACGTTCGAGGAAGAAATCGACGACGAACCGGTCGGTATCTTCATCGGCGACGACTGGCTGGTGACTGTCGCAACCGGCAGTGCCGACGTGATCGGTCGTGTTCAGGCATCCGTTCGTCGGGGCGACGAGCGATTGCTCGAACGTGGGCCTGACTTCACTGCCTACCGCGTCTTCGACGCAATTGTCGACGAATACTTCGAGATCCTCGATCACCTCGAAACGAAGATCGAGAGCATCGAGGACGAGGTCGTCGAGTCGCCGGACGTTGGGCTCCTCGAAGACATAAACAGCGTCAGGCGTGAACTCCTCTCCTTTCGGAAAGTCGTCTGGCCGGTCCGGGAAACACTGGCCGTTCTCGCTCGTGGTGACGCACACGGGATCAGAGCGGACTCCGAGAAGTACTATCGAGACGTCTACGACCACCTGATTCAGTTGGTCGATCTCATCGAAACGTATCGCGACCTGATCGTCGGCACACGAGATATCTACCTGAACGCCCTCTCTCAGTCCACCAACGAGGTCATGAAGGTGTTGACGGTCGTGGCTACGATTTTCATTCCGCTCACCTTTGTCGTCGGCGTCTACGGCATGAACTTCTCGGGTGGTCCGTACAACATGCCCGAACTGTCCTGGCGCTTTGGGTACCCGGCCGTTTTGATCGGTATGGCGATCGTCGCAGGTCTGATGGTGGTGTACTTTCGGCGACAGTCCTACCTCTGAGCGGGACTGTGGCTCGCTCGCGGTCAGACGCCGAGGATGAGTGGACCGAGCAACACGCCCATCAGCGAGACGCGTCGGGCACCCAGACGCGCCGGAATCAGTCCGACCACGGTACTCACGATGAAGACGGCGACCCCGACCGGGCCGGCAAACAGCGCACAGAGCACGACCAACGCGCCGAGGACGGCAATCGAGAGCCGGGCGTGGTCGAGTCTCCGGACGGTCCGGAGATACCAGTCCCCCACGACGACCACGAGCACGAACCCGATCGCTGCCGCGATCAACACGGCAGCCAGCAGGAGCGGCCACGAGAGGGGGGCACCGGATCGATCGAGCGCGACCAAGACACCAGTCCGGGGATTGCCAAACGCGATCAACGCACACAGGGCAAACAGCGTATTCGACGTGTTCACGCCGCTGGTCGTGACGACGAACCCACGAGTGCCCTGGTTCGTTGGTGTACTCACCAGAGCGAGCGTGGCTGCGACGGCACTGGAGACGCCAGGCAGGTAACCCACGATCGCGCCCGAGACCGTCCCGAGGAAGGCGAGCCCGCCTATCGAGCGCTGTGTCGTCCGGACTGTCGGGTCGTCCTGGGGTGGGATCCCCGCCCCGCGCATGGCGTCGAGCAATACCGGCGCACCGAACAGCCCGGCAAACAGCGGCGCGAGCATACTCCCGATCGGCAGTATCCCCTCGGCGGGGACGTCCAGAGTCAGAACGCCCAGGACGGCACTTGCGGTGAACGAGAGTAGCGCGGCCCGCCTGGCGTGGGCTGTCGGCTCCGTAGCGATCACCCCCGCGGCGATCGCCGTCAGGACGACCGGCAGATGGGCCGCGAGTGTGGGATAGATCCGAAGCATGGCGAGGGTCACCGGGACAGCGAGTGGCAGTGCAAAGACGACGGCCAGGCCACTGCCCAGTGCCGACAGCCGGAGCGCTTCACGCCCGCGGCCGGCCAGTACCAGCCGGTGGCTCGGGAGTGCGCTGGCGGCCATCGCTGGATCGGGGACGCCAAGGGCCAGCGCGGGGACGAAATCGAGGAAGGTGTGGACGACGCCAGCGGCGAGCATCGCCGCTCCGACCAGGCGTGGCGGGGCGGGGACGCTGGGTGCGACCGCGGCGAGCAGCAAGGCGAAGTTGTTCGCGTGCAGCCCCGGCGTCAGCCCGCTGATCGTCCCCAGACAGATTCCACCGGCGATAGCTGCGACGGCGACTGCGGTTGCCTCTGGGGCGAACGCGACTCTGACGC
The sequence above is drawn from the Halorhabdus sp. CBA1104 genome and encodes:
- the cysS gene encoding cysteine--tRNA ligase, producing the protein MTLRVTNTLSGEKEAFEPRDSDSVLLYYCGLTTSDPPHLGHARGWVHVDVMHRWLEWLGYEVRHVENFTDVNEKIVARVGEAGESEADVARTYIQDVIRDMRSLNLKRADVYPRVSEHVPEIIDLVETLIDRGYAYETNGSVYFDVTEFEDYGTLSNQTVEELDAQGDPEERGEKRHPQDFALWKADGVAPEDIEEHQHPEAASADDACQTAQTWDSPWGEGRPGWHVECSAMSMTHLDETLDIHVGGQDLVFPHHENEVAQSEAATGQPFANYWLHVGLLETKAEKMSSSLGNFATVEEAIAAYGPGVVRTFLLSTAYHSRATYSDKTLTEAEDRFERLKRGYERALKAADSVDAGTKVEADALREAIEDTREAVPEAMNDDFNTREALAALEELTNAVNRHVDEREVADYRGLRRAIETYEAFGVEVLGLPLGETGGDGGDVRLAEDLVELVLDVREAEREAGNYERADDLRDELAALGVEVQDSDDGPTYRLP
- the corA gene encoding magnesium/cobalt transporter CorA — encoded protein: MIDTLVYDGTGVEAHADLDAARAAAGTTWVHVSEATTAEIDTVAEAFSLHALAVEDVQNNVRAKAEEFDTHTFALVKTARLTRGETTFEEEIDDEPVGIFIGDDWLVTVATGSADVIGRVQASVRRGDERLLERGPDFTAYRVFDAIVDEYFEILDHLETKIESIEDEVVESPDVGLLEDINSVRRELLSFRKVVWPVRETLAVLARGDAHGIRADSEKYYRDVYDHLIQLVDLIETYRDLIVGTRDIYLNALSQSTNEVMKVLTVVATIFIPLTFVVGVYGMNFSGGPYNMPELSWRFGYPAVLIGMAIVAGLMVVYFRRQSYL
- a CDS encoding tripartite tricarboxylate transporter permease, with protein sequence MLDLGVRVAFAPEATAVAVAAIAGGICLGTISGLTPGLHANNFALLLAAVAPSVPAPPRLVGAAMLAAGVVHTFLDFVPALALGVPDPAMAASALPSHRLVLAGRGREALRLSALGSGLAVVFALPLAVPVTLAMLRIYPTLAAHLPVVLTAIAAGVIATEPTAHARRAALLSFTASAVLGVLTLDVPAEGILPIGSMLAPLFAGLFGAPVLLDAMRGAGIPPQDDPTVRTTQRSIGGLAFLGTVSGAIVGYLPGVSSAVAATLALVSTPTNQGTRGFVVTTSGVNTSNTLFALCALIAFGNPRTGVLVALDRSGAPLSWPLLLAAVLIAAAIGFVLVVVVGDWYLRTVRRLDHARLSIAVLGALVVLCALFAGPVGVAVFIVSTVVGLIPARLGARRVSLMGVLLGPLILGV